A single Mangrovimonas sp. YM274 DNA region contains:
- a CDS encoding class I SAM-dependent methyltransferase — protein sequence MTDKIQHSSSFRDPSGYVFTEGNILKRQISLLYFKQYKALKESGFYQKLIKAGLLIPHKEITEDNTGIVIQPEFIPFVTYPYEWSFNQYKEAALLTLKLQKFCLDHDFSLKDATAFNVTFHKGKAIFIDTLSFDFYQDNSPWRAYKQFISHFFGPLLLAHYHGAQSLKLMHSFIDGIPVKLISSMLPGKTKLSPFLYSNIHLLSKYEDKHSEDYKGEVKHGTLSKGAQQKIIKSLYEYIKRLKLKEASEWGDYYDKTNYTSDAFLQKEKIVNAWVKETEAKTLIDVGGNDGTFVRKIDTELKQALVCDIDNNAVDINYREVKGRKEIYMTPFVQDVLNPSASIGFNNDERFSFKERLQKFSPDITLALAVIHHISLSGNVPFKKSAEFFAAFSNYLIIELPKREDSWVQRLLNAKSEFKGHFDFYNQDNFETEFMNYFSLEKKEVIANSHRIMYLLKSKNAK from the coding sequence GTGACCGATAAGATTCAACACTCTTCTTCCTTCAGAGACCCTTCTGGGTATGTTTTTACAGAGGGAAATATTTTAAAAAGACAGATATCTCTCCTTTATTTTAAGCAATATAAAGCATTAAAGGAGTCTGGTTTTTATCAGAAATTGATCAAAGCAGGACTGTTGATTCCTCACAAAGAAATTACGGAAGACAATACAGGAATTGTTATCCAGCCTGAATTTATTCCTTTTGTAACATATCCCTATGAATGGAGTTTTAACCAATATAAGGAAGCAGCCCTTTTAACCTTAAAGCTACAGAAATTTTGTTTGGACCATGATTTTTCACTAAAGGACGCCACAGCATTTAATGTAACTTTTCATAAGGGCAAAGCCATTTTTATAGATACATTGTCTTTCGATTTTTATCAAGACAATTCTCCTTGGCGGGCGTATAAACAATTTATTAGTCATTTCTTTGGACCTCTGTTGTTGGCCCATTATCATGGGGCGCAATCCTTGAAATTGATGCACAGTTTTATTGATGGGATTCCTGTGAAACTAATATCATCAATGTTGCCTGGCAAAACGAAGCTTTCTCCGTTTTTATACTCAAACATTCATTTATTATCTAAATATGAAGATAAGCATAGTGAAGATTATAAAGGAGAGGTGAAGCATGGCACATTATCCAAAGGTGCTCAACAAAAAATAATTAAAAGTCTCTACGAATATATTAAGAGGTTGAAGCTTAAGGAGGCTAGCGAATGGGGCGATTATTATGACAAAACCAATTATACAAGTGATGCCTTTCTGCAAAAGGAAAAAATAGTGAATGCTTGGGTAAAAGAAACCGAAGCCAAAACACTTATAGATGTAGGTGGTAACGATGGTACTTTTGTTAGAAAGATAGATACGGAGCTAAAACAGGCTTTGGTATGCGATATTGACAATAATGCGGTAGATATTAATTATAGGGAAGTTAAAGGTAGGAAGGAAATTTATATGACTCCTTTTGTACAGGACGTTTTAAATCCATCGGCATCTATTGGGTTTAATAATGATGAACGATTTTCATTTAAGGAAAGGCTACAGAAATTTTCTCCAGATATTACCTTGGCTTTGGCGGTGATACATCACATATCTCTTTCAGGGAATGTGCCTTTTAAAAAGTCGGCTGAGTTTTTTGCTGCTTTTTCCAACTACTTAATTATTGAATTACCCAAACGAGAAGACTCATGGGTGCAACGACTGTTAAATGCTAAATCTGAATTCAAGGGACATTTTGATTTTTATAATCAAGACAATTTTGAAACGGAATTTATGAACTACTTCAGTTTGGAGAAAAAGGAAGTGATAGCCAATTCGCATCGAATCATGTATTTATTAAAATCGAAGAATGCCAAATAA
- a CDS encoding uroporphyrinogen decarboxylase, whose product MEFLGVSFTEWVGYLASAGLLLSFTMKDLVKLRIINSVGCALFVIYGFMLQTAWPIIVTNAAILLINLYYLLFKRKT is encoded by the coding sequence ATGGAATTTTTGGGAGTGAGCTTTACTGAATGGGTGGGTTATCTGGCCTCAGCTGGATTGTTACTATCTTTCACCATGAAGGATTTGGTGAAGTTACGCATTATTAATTCCGTTGGGTGTGCATTGTTTGTAATTTATGGGTTTATGTTGCAGACAGCATGGCCAATTATTGTTACCAACGCAGCAATTCTGCTTATCAACCTTTATTATTTATTATTCAAAAGGAAAACTTAA
- a CDS encoding FemAB family protein: protein MKFTVKLYTPNDFDVWNLFVAKAKNSTFLFHRNFMEYHSDRFHDFSLMVFKDSVLKAVLPGNRVGEVLHSHQGLTFGGLLLEPNIGFEQVNEMISAILEFLPKQGIKQFNVKTLPSFYCKSAANEMTFMLQNKGASLAKTFMVLAVDYAHPLSIHKTKLKHCKRNSDMRFVIKESTDFSLFWNEVLQPRLQSKFDTRPVHSLEEIQLLRERFPKNIKQFDIFYEDRILAGITIFENELVVKSQYGATTKEGEKLRAFDYLFIHLIKHFQGKGKHYFSMGTVMDDSFEQGYNPGLLKQKEELGCDLYLQEIYSLKLA from the coding sequence TTGAAATTTACTGTAAAATTATATACACCAAACGACTTCGATGTTTGGAACCTTTTTGTTGCTAAAGCAAAAAATTCTACATTTTTATTTCATAGAAATTTTATGGAATATCATAGTGATAGGTTCCATGATTTTTCTCTTATGGTATTTAAAGATAGTGTTCTTAAAGCTGTATTACCGGGAAATAGGGTTGGAGAAGTATTGCATTCACATCAGGGATTGACCTTTGGAGGATTACTTTTGGAGCCCAATATAGGTTTTGAGCAGGTAAACGAGATGATAAGTGCCATTTTGGAGTTTTTGCCAAAACAAGGGATAAAACAGTTTAATGTGAAAACTTTGCCTTCTTTTTATTGCAAATCGGCAGCCAATGAAATGACTTTTATGCTTCAAAATAAAGGGGCAAGTTTAGCCAAGACATTTATGGTATTGGCCGTTGATTATGCTCATCCTTTATCAATTCACAAAACGAAGCTTAAGCATTGCAAACGGAATAGTGATATGAGGTTTGTAATTAAAGAAAGCACAGACTTTTCTTTGTTCTGGAACGAAGTATTACAGCCACGTTTACAAAGTAAGTTTGATACAAGACCCGTTCATAGTTTAGAAGAGATTCAGCTGTTAAGGGAGAGGTTTCCTAAGAATATTAAACAGTTTGATATTTTTTACGAAGATAGAATTTTGGCGGGAATCACCATATTTGAGAATGAACTGGTCGTAAAATCCCAATATGGAGCAACGACCAAAGAAGGTGAAAAATTACGGGCATTTGATTATTTGTTCATACACTTGATAAAACATTTCCAAGGGAAAGGGAAACACTATTTTTCTATGGGAACCGTTATGGATGATAGCTTCGAACAAGGCTATAATCCGGGGCTCTTAAAACAAAAGGAAGAATTAGGTTGT
- a CDS encoding sulfatase-like hydrolase/transferase, giving the protein MPNKLRERLVEFTTNEKQYPILSALGAGLYPLIYYYNNNFSLVNSWGQFVQFVLWFLVVPIAVFQIALLFFKRVLPQRFYGYVLPVLNFVLFGWLMILSTYGVGKKRYFLVTVVALGLAFLLQKHFKKILVIQFILILLAVPKLIANIQRDVSYDKTWMNLSDNIEEVKFTRKPNVYVIQPDGYPNFEELKRGYYNFDNSQFEGFLQDNGFTLYEGFRSNYFSTLSSNSSMFAMKHHYYNNPPKDENEFYNARDIIVGQNAVVSVFKNNGYNTSLLLEKSYLLLNKPELQYDFCNIAQDELSFLARGFEITKDLKADLENALQNPTNEPNFYFIEKIAPGHITTYKNRSLGKEQERLNYLEKLKSANDWLKEMVQLIQTHDDNALILIVADHGGFVGMDYTLECKEKQTNRDLIYSIFSTALAVKWPENPMNYDKDLKTNVNLFRVLFSYLSENSKYLENLESDTSFVVLKEGAPFGVYQYIDEDGEPVFIKK; this is encoded by the coding sequence ATGCCAAATAAATTAAGGGAACGGTTAGTGGAATTTACGACCAACGAGAAACAATATCCAATATTAAGTGCTTTGGGAGCAGGATTGTACCCTCTGATTTATTATTATAACAATAATTTTTCATTGGTAAATTCCTGGGGGCAATTTGTACAATTTGTGTTGTGGTTTCTTGTTGTCCCTATTGCTGTTTTTCAGATTGCTTTATTGTTTTTCAAAAGAGTATTACCGCAAAGATTTTATGGTTATGTCTTGCCTGTTCTCAATTTTGTACTTTTCGGATGGCTAATGATACTAAGTACTTATGGAGTTGGTAAAAAGAGATATTTTTTGGTAACAGTAGTCGCTTTGGGGTTGGCTTTTTTACTTCAAAAACATTTCAAGAAAATATTGGTCATTCAATTTATATTGATCTTGCTGGCAGTGCCAAAATTAATAGCGAATATTCAAAGAGATGTTTCTTATGATAAAACATGGATGAACTTATCTGATAATATTGAAGAAGTCAAGTTTACAAGAAAACCAAATGTATATGTAATTCAACCAGATGGCTATCCTAATTTTGAAGAGCTGAAAAGAGGTTATTATAATTTTGATAATAGCCAGTTTGAGGGATTTTTACAGGATAATGGTTTCACACTTTATGAAGGTTTTAGAAGCAATTACTTCTCCACACTTAGTTCCAACTCTTCGATGTTTGCTATGAAACATCATTATTACAACAACCCGCCAAAAGATGAAAATGAGTTTTATAATGCTAGGGACATCATTGTGGGGCAAAACGCAGTGGTCTCAGTTTTTAAGAATAACGGCTATAACACGTCTTTGCTTTTGGAGAAGTCCTATTTACTACTTAATAAACCAGAACTACAATATGATTTTTGCAATATAGCTCAAGATGAACTGTCATTTTTAGCAAGAGGTTTTGAGATAACAAAAGATTTAAAAGCTGATTTAGAAAATGCTTTGCAGAATCCAACAAATGAGCCTAATTTTTATTTTATAGAAAAAATTGCTCCAGGGCATATTACCACTTACAAAAATAGGTCCTTGGGAAAGGAGCAAGAGCGTTTGAATTATCTTGAAAAGTTGAAGTCCGCCAACGACTGGCTTAAGGAAATGGTACAGCTAATCCAAACACATGATGATAATGCATTAATCCTAATTGTGGCAGATCATGGAGGGTTTGTTGGAATGGATTATACATTGGAATGTAAGGAAAAGCAAACTAATAGGGATTTGATTTATTCTATTTTTTCAACGGCCCTAGCTGTTAAATGGCCGGAGAACCCAATGAATTATGATAAGGATCTTAAAACAAATGTGAATCTCTTTAGAGTGTTGTTTTCATATCTTAGTGAAAATTCCAAGTATTTGGAGAATTTGGAGTCTGATACCAGTTTTGTGGTTCTTAAGGAGGGGGCCCCTTTTGGTGTTTATCAATATATTGATGAAGATGGGGAACCAGTGTTTATAAAGAAGTAA
- the typA gene encoding translational GTPase TypA, with protein sequence MANIKNIAIIAHVDHGKTTLVDKIMYHCQLFRENENTGDLILDNNDLERERGITITSKNVSVTYKDTKINIIDTPGHADFGGEVERVLNMADGVLLLVDAFEGPMPQTRFVLQKAIDLGLKPCVVVNKVDKENCTPEEVHEKVFDLMFELGAEEWQLDFPTVYGSAKNNWMSEDWKNQTENIEPLLDMVIEHIPEPKFDEGTTQMLITSLDFSSFTGRIAIGRLTRGELKAGQNISLVKRDGTVVKNKIKELHVFEGLGRVKVDHVQTGDICAIVGLEGFEIGDTVADFEDPEALKTIAIDEPTMSMLFTINDSPFFGKDGKFVTSRHIKERLTKELEKNLALRVQETDSADKFLVFGRGVLHLSVLIETMRREGYELQIGQPQVIIKEIDGVKCEPVEEMTIDLPENVSGKAVELVTMRKGEMLSMEAKGDRMVIEFMVPSRGIIGLRNQLLTATAGEAIMAHRFKEYQPLKGGIPERQNGSLVSMEKGQAIPYSIDKLQDRGKFFVDPGEDIYEGQVIGENSRQDDMTVNITKTKKLSNVRSAGADDKARIVPAIKFSLEEALEYIQKDEYVEVTPNHLRIRKILLTEVERKRNKNI encoded by the coding sequence ATGGCTAATATTAAAAACATAGCAATTATTGCTCACGTAGACCACGGTAAAACAACCTTGGTTGATAAGATCATGTACCACTGTCAGCTGTTTCGTGAAAACGAAAATACAGGAGATCTTATTTTGGATAATAACGATTTGGAACGTGAAAGGGGAATTACCATTACTTCCAAGAACGTGTCCGTAACTTACAAAGACACTAAAATCAATATTATTGATACTCCTGGTCACGCCGATTTTGGAGGAGAAGTAGAGCGTGTACTTAATATGGCAGACGGTGTGTTGCTATTGGTGGATGCCTTTGAAGGGCCGATGCCCCAAACAAGATTCGTATTACAAAAAGCTATCGACCTAGGTTTGAAACCTTGTGTGGTAGTCAATAAAGTAGACAAAGAAAACTGTACTCCAGAGGAAGTTCATGAGAAGGTATTTGACCTGATGTTTGAACTTGGTGCTGAAGAGTGGCAGTTGGATTTCCCTACAGTTTATGGTTCGGCGAAAAACAATTGGATGAGCGAGGACTGGAAAAACCAGACTGAAAACATCGAACCATTGTTGGATATGGTTATCGAGCATATTCCTGAGCCAAAATTTGATGAAGGAACTACCCAAATGTTGATTACTTCATTAGATTTCTCAAGCTTTACAGGACGTATTGCTATTGGACGTTTAACTCGTGGTGAATTGAAAGCAGGACAGAACATTTCGTTGGTAAAGCGTGATGGAACTGTGGTTAAAAATAAAATTAAAGAACTTCATGTATTTGAAGGTCTTGGACGTGTAAAAGTAGATCACGTGCAAACTGGTGATATCTGTGCTATTGTTGGATTAGAAGGTTTTGAGATTGGTGATACTGTTGCCGATTTTGAAGATCCTGAAGCTTTAAAAACCATCGCAATTGATGAGCCAACAATGAGTATGTTGTTTACCATCAACGATTCTCCTTTCTTCGGAAAAGACGGAAAGTTTGTAACATCTCGTCACATTAAAGAGCGTTTGACAAAAGAGTTGGAGAAAAACTTAGCCTTACGTGTTCAGGAAACGGATAGTGCCGATAAGTTTTTGGTATTTGGTCGTGGGGTACTTCACTTATCTGTATTAATTGAAACCATGCGTCGCGAAGGGTATGAGCTTCAAATTGGACAGCCACAGGTAATCATCAAGGAAATTGATGGTGTGAAATGTGAGCCAGTTGAGGAGATGACTATCGATTTGCCAGAAAACGTTTCTGGTAAGGCAGTTGAATTGGTGACCATGCGTAAGGGAGAAATGTTGAGTATGGAAGCTAAAGGAGACCGTATGGTGATTGAATTTATGGTGCCATCTCGTGGAATTATAGGTTTGCGTAATCAATTGTTGACAGCTACAGCAGGTGAGGCTATTATGGCGCACCGCTTTAAAGAATACCAACCTTTAAAAGGAGGCATCCCTGAGCGTCAAAATGGATCGTTGGTATCTATGGAAAAAGGTCAAGCAATCCCTTACTCCATTGATAAGTTACAGGATAGAGGTAAATTCTTTGTAGATCCGGGAGAGGATATTTACGAAGGTCAGGTAATTGGAGAAAACTCTCGTCAAGATGATATGACAGTTAACATTACCAAGACGAAAAAATTGAGTAACGTACGTTCGGCTGGAGCAGATGATAAAGCTAGAATTGTACCTGCTATTAAATTCTCTTTGGAAGAAGCCTTGGAATACATTCAAAAGGATGAGTATGTAGAGGTTACTCCAAACCACTTACGTATCCGAAAAATTTTATTGACGGAAGTAGAGCGTAAGCGTAATAAGAATATCTAA